In the Helianthus annuus cultivar XRQ/B chromosome 11, HanXRQr2.0-SUNRISE, whole genome shotgun sequence genome, one interval contains:
- the LOC118483911 gene encoding 101 kDa malaria antigen-like yields MELMDIRWCMASAVRRAQRFMEITGRKSIGGPSTKLGFDKSEVTCFKCKQKGHFNRECINSYVAEDSENPFNEDYYKKAIYHQNKSEPPRLKQQEEKSRALAVTYEDEGYDWSKEVLPEQDAVGYAFVAKDDHDTWWRKDSARWEIGKLYEPFQEAQRAKRWNEELECYLDPQGNPVVDPSKVDFDAVTNVFPSERVFNTKRLSDSSYLPELMNKLKEVFEASLLKVVEMKKRKEEELKKMIEEVKTVAKLAGEENEKAEEEQKLKEMEEKVEKIQETKAAEHVEVSITEVIIADEDCESVAQEEVEDPWFWSDREFVCCFV; encoded by the coding sequence atggaactgatggatatcagatggtgcatggccagtgcagttcgtcgagcacaacggttcatggaaattacggggaggaagtcaattggaggGCCATCTACTAAACTGGGTTTTGACAAATCCgaagtgacatgtttcaaatgcaaacagaaaggtcacttcaatcGCGAGTGCATAAACTCGTATGTTGCTGAAgattctgaaaatccgttcaacgaagactattacaagaaagcgatttatcatcaaaataagtctgaaccaccaaggttgaagcagcaggaagaaaaatcaagggctcttgcagtcaCTTATGAGGACGAAGGTTATGACTGGAGCAAAGAAGTTCTTCCAGAACAGGATGCTGTTGGTTATGCATTCGTGGCAAAAGATGATCATGATACATGGTGGAGAAAAGATAGTGCAAGATGGGAGATTGGCAAGCtgtatgaaccatttcaagaagcacagagagccaagagatggaatgaagagttggagtgttacttggatccacaggggaatccagtggtagatccgtcaaaagttgattttgatgctgtaactaatgtgtttccaagtgagcgtGTTTTCAACACAAAAAGACTTTCTGATAGCAGCTATCTGCCAGAGTTGATGAACAAGTTGAAAGAAGTTTTTGAAGCTAGTCTACTGAAGGTagtagagatgaagaagagaaaagaagaagagttgaagaagatgattgaagaggtAAAGACTGTTGCAAAGCTTGCTGGTGAAGAAAATGAAAAAGCTGAGGAAGAACAAAAGCTGAAAGAGatggaagaaaaagttgagaagatACAGGAGACAAAAGCAGCTGAGCACGTCGAGGTGTCAATTACTGAG